The following are encoded together in the Streptomyces tsukubensis genome:
- a CDS encoding COG1361 family protein, translating to MRFLSTRRFGLATVFALAVALFGLAPSASAADPAPAELSFSTDAATTTPGGTVNLSMTIKNNQTYDIWFVYQSIDPTWLTTQRPDLKYSFTGCSLATDAGAVPCSGTGPADLGGNYGATVPPGQSRTVTLTLQVAADSGCNGNIGFYSYFYAEFSDSTSLSGGPAYTPETRVLCA from the coding sequence ATGAGATTCCTCAGCACGAGACGCTTCGGTCTCGCCACTGTCTTCGCTCTCGCCGTCGCCCTCTTCGGCCTGGCCCCCTCCGCGAGCGCCGCCGACCCGGCCCCGGCCGAGCTGTCGTTCAGTACCGACGCCGCCACCACCACACCCGGCGGCACGGTGAACCTGTCGATGACGATCAAGAACAACCAGACGTACGACATCTGGTTCGTCTACCAGTCCATCGACCCGACCTGGCTGACCACCCAGCGCCCCGACCTCAAGTACAGCTTCACCGGCTGCAGTCTGGCGACGGACGCCGGGGCCGTCCCGTGTTCCGGCACCGGCCCCGCGGACCTCGGCGGCAACTACGGCGCCACCGTCCCGCCCGGCCAGAGCCGCACTGTCACCCTGACCTTGCAGGTGGCCGCCGACTCCGGCTGCAACGGCAACATCGGCTTCTACTCGTACTTCTACGCGGAGTTCAGCGACAGCACCAGCCTCAGCGGCGGTCCGGCCTACACGCCCGAGACCCGCGTACTGTGCGCCTGA
- a CDS encoding nucleotidyltransferase family protein has translation MHAVILAGGKGVRLRPYTTALPKPLVPIGDQHAILEIVLRQLASAGFTGCTIAIGHLGEIIRAYVGDGSQWGLTVGYSTEEAPLGTMGPLLTMRERLPEHFLVMNGDILTDLDYASLLRRHQVSEAPLTIATYARQVRIDFGVLTTADSKVVGFTEKPSMDYRVSMGVYGLTRATLDGYTAGLPLGFDELVLDLLGSGNPPHAYEFDGYWLDIGRPDDYDRANAEFTSRKSLLLKGV, from the coding sequence ATGCACGCAGTGATCCTGGCCGGAGGCAAGGGCGTCCGGCTGCGGCCCTACACCACGGCCCTGCCCAAGCCGCTGGTGCCCATCGGCGACCAGCACGCCATCCTTGAGATCGTCCTGCGCCAGCTCGCCTCGGCCGGATTCACCGGCTGCACCATCGCCATAGGCCATCTCGGCGAGATCATCCGGGCCTACGTCGGCGACGGCTCCCAGTGGGGCCTGACAGTCGGCTACTCCACCGAGGAGGCCCCGCTGGGCACCATGGGCCCGTTGCTGACCATGCGTGAGCGGCTGCCGGAGCATTTCCTGGTGATGAACGGAGACATCCTCACGGATCTCGACTACGCCTCCCTCCTCCGCCGCCACCAGGTCTCCGAAGCGCCTCTCACGATCGCCACGTACGCGCGCCAGGTGCGCATCGACTTCGGGGTACTCACCACCGCCGACAGCAAGGTCGTCGGTTTCACCGAGAAGCCGAGCATGGACTACCGCGTCTCCATGGGGGTGTACGGGCTGACCCGGGCCACACTCGACGGGTACACCGCAGGACTGCCGCTGGGCTTCGACGAGTTGGTGCTGGACCTGCTGGGTTCCGGCAACCCGCCGCACGCCTACGAATTCGACGGCTACTGGCTGGACATCGGCCGTCCCGACGACTACGACCGTGCCAACGCGGAGTTCACCAGCCGCAAGTCCTT
- the pelF gene encoding GT4 family glycosyltransferase PelF, translated as MHIPPGARHPAAPRVTLLTEGTYPHSHGGVSVWCDQLVTGMPDIAFDVIAVTGTGREPVVWDVPAHVDRIVSVPMWGPTPDGRAPRGPHLGRLAESYERFVTALLDPRSEDGFGPALYTLARAAEDGGLSPFLRGDRAIRILTSLWNRPGLAVREARPTLQDAVTATTLLEHALRPLAAPFPDAGVAHAVSGGVAALPGLAALHRHGVPLLLTEHGVYLRERYLGYRTAPYRWPVKALVLGFFRLLAEETYRRAALITPGNRYNRLWEERGGAAPESIRTVYNGVDPAAFPPAGPEPVDPVLSWAGRVDPIKDLETLIRAFALVRARVPAARLRLFGGTPRGGEAYRDRCEALAAELGHADAVTFEGRVDDIKDAYAAGNIVMLSSISEGFPFTLIEAMSCGRATVSTDVGGVREAVGDTGLVVPPRDPAAMAAAALELLADAERRRRIGEAARLRVIEQFTLRQTIDTFRSIYLELSASGGRSVPPAPEERAPATAGRSPVRSAAG; from the coding sequence ATGCACATACCCCCGGGCGCGCGACACCCCGCCGCGCCACGCGTCACCCTGCTCACCGAAGGCACCTATCCGCACAGTCACGGCGGTGTGAGCGTCTGGTGCGACCAACTCGTCACCGGCATGCCCGACATCGCCTTCGACGTGATCGCCGTCACCGGCACCGGCCGCGAGCCGGTCGTCTGGGACGTCCCGGCCCACGTCGACCGCATCGTCTCCGTCCCCATGTGGGGGCCCACGCCCGACGGGCGCGCGCCGCGCGGACCCCATCTCGGGCGGCTCGCCGAGTCCTACGAGCGCTTCGTGACGGCGTTGCTCGACCCTCGCTCCGAGGACGGCTTCGGCCCGGCCCTGTACACGCTCGCACGGGCCGCCGAGGACGGCGGACTCAGTCCGTTCCTGCGCGGGGACCGTGCCATCCGCATTCTGACGTCCCTGTGGAACCGGCCCGGACTCGCGGTGCGCGAGGCCCGGCCGACCCTTCAGGACGCCGTGACCGCGACCACGCTGCTGGAGCACGCGCTGCGCCCGCTGGCCGCGCCGTTCCCCGATGCGGGCGTGGCGCACGCGGTGAGTGGCGGCGTGGCGGCCCTGCCCGGCCTCGCCGCGCTGCATCGGCACGGGGTGCCGCTGCTGCTCACCGAGCACGGCGTCTATCTGCGCGAGCGCTACCTCGGGTACCGAACCGCCCCCTACCGGTGGCCGGTGAAGGCGCTTGTGCTGGGCTTCTTCCGGCTGTTGGCGGAGGAGACGTACCGGCGGGCCGCCCTGATCACCCCGGGCAACCGTTACAACCGGCTCTGGGAGGAGCGCGGCGGCGCCGCGCCCGAGTCGATCCGGACGGTCTACAACGGCGTCGACCCCGCCGCGTTCCCGCCCGCGGGCCCCGAGCCGGTCGATCCCGTACTCAGCTGGGCCGGCCGTGTCGACCCGATCAAGGACCTGGAGACCCTGATCCGCGCCTTCGCCCTCGTACGGGCACGGGTGCCCGCGGCGCGGCTGCGCCTGTTCGGCGGCACGCCACGCGGCGGGGAGGCCTACCGGGACCGGTGCGAGGCACTGGCCGCTGAACTGGGCCACGCCGACGCGGTGACCTTCGAGGGCCGGGTCGATGACATCAAGGACGCCTACGCCGCGGGCAACATCGTGATGCTCTCCAGCATCAGCGAGGGCTTCCCCTTCACTCTGATCGAGGCGATGTCCTGCGGGCGGGCGACCGTCTCCACGGACGTGGGCGGCGTCCGGGAGGCCGTCGGCGACACCGGTCTCGTGGTGCCGCCCCGCGATCCGGCCGCGATGGCCGCCGCGGCGCTGGAGCTGCTGGCCGACGCCGAGCGGCGCCGGAGGATCGGTGAGGCGGCCCGGCTCAGGGTGATCGAGCAGTTCACCCTCCGGCAGACCATCGACACCTTCCGCTCCATCTATCTGGAGCTGTCGGCGTCAGGTGGCCGCAGCGTGCCGCCGGCCCCCGAGGAACGCGCGCCGGCGACGGCGGGCAGGTCACCGGTGAGGAGCGCGGCCGGATGA
- a CDS encoding DUF6243 family protein has product MTVSKNINNPVGMGGGQRKKLSRAERQNNGPHRNLDRRGAAEQKAELVRKMREKAAAAEDAGQAGDGTAPS; this is encoded by the coding sequence GTGACCGTGAGCAAGAACATCAACAACCCCGTGGGCATGGGCGGCGGCCAGCGCAAGAAGCTGTCCCGCGCCGAACGGCAGAACAACGGTCCGCACCGCAACCTCGACCGCCGGGGCGCTGCCGAGCAGAAGGCGGAGCTGGTGCGCAAGATGCGCGAGAAGGCAGCCGCAGCCGAGGACGCGGGGCAGGCGGGCGACGGCACCGCACCGAGCTGA
- a CDS encoding DEAD/DEAH box helicase, whose amino-acid sequence MNAKPPAPTGELTTPRSAAGGLPPVESFDALGLPPELTTTLTGLGVTEPFPIQAATLPNALAGRDVLGRARTGSGKTLAFGLALLARTADTRAESRRPLALVLVPTRELAQQVSDALAPYARALNVRLATVVGGLAINRQAALLRTGAEVVVATPGRLADLVSRRSCDLGQVRITVLDEADQMCDLGFLPQVSEILDQVRPDGQRLLFSATLDRNVDQLVRNYLHEPVVTSLDRVAGSVTTMEHHVLNIHPADKYATATEIAARDGRVLMFLDTRAGVDQFTRHLRASGVRAAALHSGKSQPQRTHTLAQFKDGGITVLVATNVAARGIHIEALDLVVNVDPPADAKDYLHRGGRTARAGESGNVVTLVTPNQRRDVNRIMADARIRPTVTQVRSGEEKLTAITGAKRPPIEGKGGGNAPFRGKGTRPGRPKESRKAADARKTAEARAAARVRKGR is encoded by the coding sequence ATGAACGCGAAGCCGCCGGCCCCGACGGGCGAACTCACAACGCCGCGGAGTGCTGCCGGTGGCCTGCCGCCGGTCGAGTCCTTCGACGCACTCGGGCTGCCGCCGGAGCTGACGACGACGCTGACCGGCCTCGGCGTGACAGAGCCCTTCCCGATCCAGGCCGCGACCCTGCCCAACGCGCTGGCGGGCCGCGATGTCCTCGGCCGCGCCCGGACCGGCTCCGGCAAGACGCTTGCCTTCGGGCTTGCGCTGCTGGCGCGGACCGCGGATACGCGAGCGGAGTCGAGGCGGCCACTCGCCCTGGTCCTGGTGCCGACCCGGGAGCTCGCTCAGCAGGTGAGCGACGCGCTGGCACCGTACGCGCGGGCACTGAACGTGCGGCTGGCGACGGTGGTGGGCGGGCTGGCGATCAACCGGCAGGCGGCGCTGCTGCGGACCGGCGCCGAAGTGGTCGTCGCGACGCCGGGGCGGCTCGCCGATCTCGTATCGCGTCGGTCCTGTGATCTGGGGCAGGTGCGGATCACGGTGCTGGACGAGGCGGATCAGATGTGCGACCTGGGGTTTCTGCCGCAGGTCTCGGAAATCCTGGACCAGGTCCGTCCCGACGGACAGCGGCTGCTCTTCTCGGCAACGCTCGACCGCAATGTCGACCAGTTGGTGCGGAACTATCTGCACGAGCCGGTAGTGACCTCGCTCGACCGTGTGGCGGGCTCGGTCACCACGATGGAACACCATGTGCTGAACATCCACCCCGCCGACAAGTACGCGACGGCCACCGAGATCGCCGCGCGGGACGGCCGGGTCCTGATGTTCCTGGACACCAGGGCCGGCGTGGACCAGTTCACCCGGCACCTGCGGGCCAGCGGCGTACGGGCGGCCGCCCTGCACAGCGGGAAGTCGCAGCCCCAGCGCACGCACACGCTCGCGCAGTTCAAGGACGGCGGGATCACCGTGCTGGTGGCCACCAATGTCGCGGCTCGCGGCATTCACATCGAGGCGCTCGACCTCGTCGTCAACGTCGACCCGCCTGCCGACGCGAAGGACTATCTGCACCGTGGCGGGCGTACGGCTCGCGCCGGGGAATCCGGGAACGTGGTCACGCTGGTCACCCCGAACCAGCGGCGAGACGTGAACCGGATCATGGCCGACGCCCGGATCCGGCCGACCGTGACCCAAGTGCGTTCCGGCGAGGAGAAGCTGACCGCCATCACCGGAGCCAAGCGCCCGCCGATCGAAGGGAAGGGCGGCGGTAACGCCCCCTTCCGTGGCAAGGGCACTCGTCCGGGCCGCCCCAAGGAGTCCCGCAAAGCGGCCGACGCCCGCAAGACGGCGGAAGCACGCGCGGCGGCCCGGGTACGCAAGGGCCGCTGA
- a CDS encoding SDR family NAD(P)-dependent oxidoreductase: MTAPPLAAVTGAEGFIGSHLTEALVASGHRVRAMAQYNSFSSYGWLETLSPDVLDQVEVVLGDVRDPGSVRHLVEGADSVYHLAALIAIPYSYRAPHSYVDTNVTGTLNVLEAVRAAGTPRLVHTSTSETYGTAQTVPITEDHPINTQSPYAASKAGGDRLADSYHASFDTPVVTLRPFNTFGPRQSMRAVIPTVIGQVAAGERTITLGDLRPTRDFTFVKDTAQAFLAVGSAPAEQVVGRTFNAGTGGEISVGDLVTLIGKVMETGLDVREDTQRLRPANSEVMRLVADAGRLRAATGWSPAHTLEEGLAHTVDFFREPANLARYKTGIYNI, translated from the coding sequence TTGACCGCACCACCGCTCGCCGCCGTCACCGGAGCCGAGGGCTTCATCGGTTCCCACCTCACCGAGGCGCTCGTCGCCTCGGGACACCGGGTGAGAGCCATGGCGCAGTACAACTCCTTCTCCTCGTACGGCTGGCTGGAGACCCTCTCCCCCGATGTCCTCGACCAGGTCGAGGTCGTCCTCGGCGACGTCCGCGATCCGGGCTCGGTCCGCCATCTCGTCGAAGGTGCCGACAGCGTCTACCACTTGGCCGCTCTCATCGCCATCCCGTACTCCTACCGGGCGCCCCACAGCTACGTGGACACCAACGTCACCGGCACACTGAACGTGCTGGAGGCGGTACGGGCCGCGGGCACACCGCGGCTGGTGCACACCTCGACCAGCGAGACCTACGGCACCGCGCAGACCGTGCCCATCACCGAGGACCACCCCATCAACACCCAGTCGCCGTACGCGGCTTCGAAGGCGGGCGGGGACCGGCTGGCCGACAGCTACCACGCCAGCTTCGACACCCCGGTGGTGACGCTGCGGCCGTTCAACACCTTCGGGCCGAGGCAGTCCATGCGGGCGGTGATCCCGACCGTCATCGGCCAGGTCGCGGCCGGGGAGCGGACCATCACCCTCGGCGACCTGCGCCCCACCCGCGACTTCACCTTCGTCAAGGACACCGCGCAGGCGTTCCTCGCGGTCGGCTCCGCCCCCGCAGAGCAGGTCGTGGGCCGCACCTTCAACGCCGGAACCGGCGGCGAGATCTCCGTCGGCGACCTGGTCACCCTCATCGGCAAGGTGATGGAGACCGGGCTCGACGTCCGCGAGGACACGCAGCGGCTGCGTCCGGCCAACTCGGAGGTCATGCGGCTGGTCGCGGACGCCGGCCGACTGCGCGCCGCGACCGGCTGGAGCCCGGCGCACACCCTGGAGGAGGGCCTCGCCCACACGGTGGATTTCTTCCGCGAGCCGGCCAACCTCGCCCGCTACAAGACCGGCATCTACAACATCTGA